A genomic window from Candidatus Eisenbacteria bacterium includes:
- a CDS encoding bacterial transcriptional activator domain-containing protein — MKKHPKRRTAKRKAKQRARAPLPRPWSWILPVAVGAVAPLLLLLLLELGLRVGGYGYPTDLAIPVPGRDTYGVNLRFGWRFFPRSIARVCPFFTFRQEKAPGAYRVVILGASAAQGYPDNTFSFARALEAMARLRFPDIDFEFVNTAIVATNSHVVLPIAREFARRDPDLFIVYLGNNEVIGPYGIASDGGRRAGSLGLVRLGIRLRATKVGQLLEEITGRFRNEEELIQRWGGMEMYTENTIAAGDPRLARVYDFFESNLCDICAAAEGAGAPVLLCTVPVNLWDSAPFASLHRADLTDEERARWEEIYARAVARDEDGRTEEAIALYREALAIDDAHAESQYRLGRCLLAAGDVAGARERFLRARDLDGLRFRADGVINGRIRSVAAARPDVFLVDLESRFDELVGGPDPIPAETLFFEHVHPTFTGNYRIAETVFPAFVERLRARLGVGEPDPPAPPSLEECADYLVYTDWNEHRALGIILELLDDHPFPEQYDHGEKYARAVHRMEELKRGASQEKMLETYQTYRSAFRERPDDIHLHQNYIELLKSTNQRPAANEEIRRLMQKQPSTDWYENEKIMR; from the coding sequence ATGAAGAAACACCCCAAGAGACGAACCGCGAAACGGAAGGCGAAACAGCGCGCGCGTGCCCCTCTCCCGCGCCCCTGGTCGTGGATCCTCCCCGTCGCCGTTGGGGCGGTGGCCCCGCTCCTTCTGCTCCTCCTGCTCGAACTCGGCCTCCGGGTCGGCGGCTACGGATATCCGACCGACCTCGCCATCCCCGTGCCGGGGCGGGACACCTATGGCGTCAACCTTCGTTTTGGTTGGCGCTTCTTCCCTCGATCCATCGCGCGCGTCTGCCCCTTCTTCACGTTCCGGCAGGAGAAGGCGCCCGGCGCGTATCGTGTCGTCATCCTCGGCGCGTCGGCGGCGCAGGGTTATCCCGACAACACATTCAGCTTCGCCCGCGCCCTCGAGGCGATGGCGCGCCTTCGTTTTCCCGATATCGATTTCGAGTTCGTGAATACAGCGATCGTGGCGACCAACTCCCACGTGGTCCTCCCCATCGCGCGAGAGTTCGCCCGCCGAGACCCGGATCTCTTCATCGTCTATCTGGGGAACAACGAGGTGATCGGTCCCTACGGGATCGCCTCCGACGGGGGCCGCCGCGCCGGGAGCCTCGGCCTGGTGCGGCTGGGAATACGCCTGCGCGCCACAAAGGTCGGGCAGCTCCTCGAGGAGATCACCGGGCGCTTCCGGAACGAGGAGGAGCTGATCCAACGGTGGGGCGGCATGGAGATGTACACCGAGAACACGATCGCCGCCGGCGATCCCCGCCTGGCGAGGGTGTACGACTTCTTCGAGAGCAACCTGTGCGACATCTGCGCCGCCGCGGAGGGCGCGGGGGCGCCGGTTCTCCTCTGTACCGTCCCCGTCAACCTTTGGGACAGCGCCCCCTTCGCATCGCTCCATCGGGCGGACCTGACGGATGAAGAGAGGGCGCGCTGGGAGGAGATCTACGCACGGGCGGTCGCGCGGGACGAGGACGGACGGACCGAGGAGGCGATCGCGCTCTATCGCGAGGCGCTGGCGATCGACGACGCCCACGCGGAGTCGCAGTATCGGTTGGGGCGTTGTCTGCTCGCCGCCGGCGACGTGGCCGGGGCGCGCGAGCGTTTTCTGCGGGCGCGGGATCTGGACGGGCTCCGCTTCCGGGCCGACGGCGTCATCAACGGCCGGATCCGTTCCGTCGCGGCGGCCCGGCCGGACGTTTTCCTCGTCGATCTGGAGTCGCGCTTCGACGAGCTGGTGGGCGGTCCCGATCCGATACCGGCGGAGACGCTCTTCTTCGAGCACGTGCATCCCACGTTCACCGGAAACTATCGGATCGCCGAGACGGTTTTCCCGGCGTTCGTCGAGAGGCTCCGCGCTCGTCTCGGCGTCGGAGAACCCGATCCGCCGGCCCCACCCTCCCTGGAGGAGTGCGCCGATTATCTCGTCTACACCGATTGGAACGAGCACCGCGCTCTCGGCATCATCCTGGAGCTTCTGGACGACCACCCCTTCCCCGAGCAGTACGATCACGGGGAGAAGTACGCCCGCGCCGTCCACCGCATGGAGGAGCTGAAAAGGGGAGCGTCACAGGAGAAGATGCTCGAAACCTACCAGACCTACCGGAGCGCCTTCCGCGAACGCCCCGACGACATTCACCTCCACCAGAACTACATCGAGCTTCTCAAATCCACCAACCAGCGCCCCGCCGCCAACGAAGAGATCCGCCGCCTCATGCAAAAACAACCGTCGACGGATTGGTACGAGAACGAGAAGATAATGCGGTAG
- a CDS encoding NapC/NirT family cytochrome c, with protein MIRRFRLFVIGLSANWVGTAGVVLTTSAFLLFLFLEALRLLGVLTNAYTGLVTYMTLPALFLLGLALIPIGWRIYLRSSKARSVADPLAERFSGEMVRPRATGSRLVSTIAVFTLINVLFLGAGGARILHFMDEPVFCGTACHSVMHPEWNTYQVSPHAHVKCVECHVGEGAGALIDSKLNGLWQVVSATFDLYERPIPTPVRQLRPARETCERCHWPDKFYGDRIRIFPKRALDRLSTPRYSALSLKVGSGRGENRGEIHWHVAARNEILYAAADESRERMAWVEVRKGDDFWRYENRALDPADTLFREERILDCVDCHNRATHVYEDPEHAVDRLIRERDLDPGLPWLKREALAALTGAYGDSAAAMAGIRSAIEGFYGRGAEGFEPADPSITDRTVEVLQASYRRNIHPRMRVTWNPYPDHRGHRNGGGCFRCHNRNMTDAYGGTIPYDCTLCHSILSFESDEPFRFLQPSVADDPEMAMHEYLREEFLNSWRR; from the coding sequence ATGATCCGCCGTTTTCGTCTCTTCGTCATCGGCCTCTCCGCGAATTGGGTGGGAACGGCGGGAGTGGTGCTCACCACCTCCGCTTTCCTCCTCTTCCTCTTCCTGGAGGCGCTCCGCCTTCTGGGTGTGCTGACCAACGCCTACACGGGGCTCGTCACCTATATGACGCTGCCGGCGCTTTTCCTTCTCGGGCTCGCGCTCATCCCGATCGGCTGGCGGATCTACCTGCGCTCGTCGAAGGCCCGTTCCGTCGCGGACCCCCTCGCCGAGCGATTCAGCGGCGAAATGGTCCGGCCACGCGCAACCGGAAGCAGATTGGTATCCACCATCGCCGTGTTCACCCTGATCAACGTCCTCTTTCTCGGCGCCGGCGGCGCCCGCATACTGCACTTCATGGACGAACCCGTATTCTGCGGCACGGCCTGTCATTCGGTGATGCACCCGGAGTGGAACACCTACCAGGTTTCTCCCCACGCACACGTGAAATGCGTCGAGTGCCACGTCGGCGAAGGGGCGGGGGCACTGATCGATTCCAAGCTGAACGGCCTCTGGCAGGTCGTCTCCGCCACTTTCGACCTGTACGAACGGCCGATCCCTACGCCGGTGCGGCAACTCCGCCCCGCCCGCGAGACTTGCGAACGCTGCCATTGGCCGGACAAATTCTACGGCGATCGCATCCGGATTTTCCCGAAGCGCGCTCTGGATCGCCTCTCGACACCTCGATACAGCGCGCTCTCTCTCAAGGTCGGATCGGGACGAGGCGAGAACCGTGGCGAAATACACTGGCACGTGGCCGCGCGAAACGAAATCCTCTACGCGGCGGCCGACGAGTCACGGGAAAGAATGGCCTGGGTGGAGGTCCGCAAGGGGGATGATTTCTGGCGCTACGAAAACCGCGCCCTCGACCCGGCGGACACGCTCTTCCGTGAGGAGAGGATTCTCGACTGCGTAGACTGCCACAACCGGGCGACACACGTATATGAGGATCCGGAGCATGCGGTGGACCGTCTAATCCGCGAGAGAGACCTCGACCCCGGGCTCCCCTGGCTCAAGCGGGAGGCGCTTGCGGCGCTCACCGGTGCCTACGGCGATTCCGCCGCCGCCATGGCCGGCATCCGCAGCGCGATCGAGGGATTCTACGGGCGCGGCGCCGAGGGATTCGAGCCGGCCGACCCATCAATAACCGACCGGACCGTAGAGGTCCTGCAGGCATCGTATCGCCGCAATATTCATCCACGCATGCGGGTGACCTGGAACCCCTATCCGGACCACCGAGGACACCGGAACGGCGGCGGTTGCTTTCGCTGCCACAACCGGAACATGACCGACGCCTACGGCGGGACGATCCCCTACGACTGCACCCTCTGCCACTCGATTCTCTCCTTCGAGAGCGACGAACCGTTCCGCTTTCTCCAGCCGTCCGTCGCAGACGATCCGGAAATGGCGATGCACGAATATTTAAGGGAAGAATTTTTAAACTCGTGGCGCCGCTAG
- a CDS encoding VCBS repeat-containing protein has product MKAGLRASYFLGMVIVMAAWAVSARADGIQFEEVSGAAGIGYVGPSWGSAWGNYNGDLYPDLWLVDHWNRPGLYVNQGNGCFVDVVFQIIPAEFYGNDTHGATWVDYDNDGDQDLYHLADFDPESYLPLRDFFFINNEGQMDESADSLGLKYPLGRGRMPLWVDYDRDGLLDAFRPTSQRPGSADGPTVLFRHGPYGFTDVSEQVGLEQSEDGNEFALLADLSGDGRLELITHVTGPFPEKVYEMTDVPFEDIREDLGIPTNSWVNDAVAGDFDGDLDNDLFMIRGEKEEGFLQVDGNTVEVAFLAAHPVEMGVGFETAGEVTIDLYPKWKYGLDKIFIGAGGCHPEDFCFTLSPADTNVCGVCEHEPGAELAVYVGYDSCSQCWQILHSQMAINLVVTSTESIFALSAIGWDPEAPPLSDHYLVNLGDGFEDRTVSAGFLEPSSGRGVLSGDFDNDMDLDLYIVSTGPVENAPNILYRNDGGGSFHK; this is encoded by the coding sequence ATGAAAGCGGGGCTTCGGGCATCGTACTTCCTAGGAATGGTGATCGTCATGGCCGCGTGGGCCGTTTCGGCGCGGGCGGACGGCATTCAGTTCGAAGAGGTCTCGGGCGCCGCGGGGATCGGCTATGTAGGTCCGAGTTGGGGTTCGGCTTGGGGAAATTACAATGGGGATCTATACCCGGATCTGTGGCTGGTCGACCATTGGAATCGGCCCGGACTCTACGTGAACCAGGGGAACGGGTGTTTCGTCGACGTGGTGTTTCAGATCATCCCGGCGGAGTTTTATGGGAACGATACCCACGGCGCCACCTGGGTGGATTACGACAACGACGGCGATCAGGACCTGTATCATCTGGCGGATTTCGATCCGGAGAGCTACCTCCCTCTTCGCGATTTCTTTTTCATCAACAACGAAGGTCAAATGGATGAATCCGCCGACTCGCTCGGCTTGAAATACCCTTTGGGGCGCGGGCGCATGCCCCTCTGGGTGGACTACGACCGGGACGGATTGCTGGATGCTTTTCGCCCGACGAGCCAGCGACCGGGATCGGCCGACGGACCGACGGTGTTGTTCCGGCATGGCCCCTACGGTTTCACGGATGTGTCGGAGCAGGTGGGGCTGGAGCAGAGCGAAGACGGCAACGAATTCGCCCTGCTCGCCGATCTGTCCGGCGACGGCAGACTCGAATTGATCACCCATGTCACGGGCCCCTTCCCCGAGAAGGTCTACGAAATGACGGATGTGCCGTTCGAGGACATCCGGGAGGACCTGGGAATACCGACGAACAGCTGGGTCAACGACGCCGTTGCGGGGGATTTCGACGGCGACTTGGACAACGATCTCTTCATGATTCGCGGCGAGAAAGAGGAAGGTTTCCTCCAGGTCGACGGCAACACGGTGGAAGTGGCCTTTCTCGCCGCCCATCCCGTGGAAATGGGAGTCGGTTTTGAAACCGCCGGAGAAGTGACCATCGATCTCTATCCCAAGTGGAAGTACGGCTTGGACAAGATCTTCATCGGGGCCGGCGGTTGTCACCCGGAAGACTTCTGTTTCACCCTTTCCCCCGCGGACACGAATGTGTGCGGCGTCTGCGAGCACGAGCCCGGCGCGGAACTCGCCGTGTACGTCGGATACGACTCCTGTTCCCAGTGCTGGCAGATCCTGCATTCGCAGATGGCGATCAACCTCGTCGTGACGAGCACCGAGTCGATTTTCGCTCTTTCCGCCATCGGCTGGGATCCGGAAGCGCCGCCTCTGTCCGATCATTATTTGGTCAATCTCGGCGACGGTTTCGAGGACCGAACCGTGAGCGCGGGCTTCCTGGAACCCAGCTCGGGGCGCGGCGTCCTCTCCGGCGACTTCGACAACGACATGGATTTGGACCTGTACATCGTGAGCACCGGGCCGGTGGAGAACGCGCCCAACATCCTCTACCGGAATGACGGCGGAGGATCGTTCCACAAG
- a CDS encoding arsenate reductase ArsC: MKRVLIVCTGNACRSQMAEGLWRELGNGEWEAHSAGAAPAGWVHPLAVRAMEEIGVDISGHWSKGIDDFLGDTFDLVVTVCDHAARNCPFFPDAKARLHWPFPDPIHATGDEEKRLAAFREVRDGIRARIVRYLAEGE, encoded by the coding sequence ATGAAGCGGGTTTTGATCGTCTGCACCGGAAACGCCTGCCGCTCCCAAATGGCGGAGGGGCTCTGGCGGGAGTTGGGGAATGGGGAGTGGGAAGCCCACTCGGCGGGCGCCGCGCCGGCGGGATGGGTGCACCCCCTCGCCGTCCGCGCCATGGAGGAGATCGGCGTCGACATCTCCGGGCATTGGAGCAAGGGGATCGACGATTTTCTCGGGGACACCTTCGACCTCGTCGTCACCGTGTGCGACCACGCGGCCCGCAACTGCCCCTTCTTCCCCGACGCGAAGGCGCGCCTCCATTGGCCCTTCCCGGATCCGATCCACGCGACCGGAGACGAGGAGAAGCGTCTCGCCGCCTTTCGGGAGGTGCGCGACGGCATCCGCGCGAGAATCGTGAGATACCTGGCCGAAGGGGAGTGA
- a CDS encoding RNA-binding protein, whose product MKLYIGNLPFSATEAEIRELFSKHGTVEEVNLITDRDTGRPRGFGFIEMDEAGANAAISALNGTDMDGRSLTVNPARARENRGGGGGGGRRDRW is encoded by the coding sequence ATGAAGTTGTACATCGGAAATCTGCCTTTCAGTGCGACCGAAGCCGAGATTCGTGAGCTGTTCTCCAAGCACGGCACGGTGGAAGAGGTCAATCTGATCACCGATCGTGACACGGGCAGACCGCGTGGATTCGGTTTCATCGAGATGGACGAAGCCGGAGCGAACGCGGCGATCAGCGCGTTGAACGGCACGGACATGGACGGTCGTTCGCTTACGGTCAATCCGGCTCGCGCCCGCGAGAACCGCGGTGGCGGCGGCGGCGGCGGCCGGCGCGATCGCTGGTAG
- a CDS encoding permease: MRWKKERGALLLMTGGFLAAYFFPAEALERALPLPHFLFEAFHLVRWYAREHVLLCLVPAFFIAGAISVFLSQASVMKYLGAGANKIVAYGVASVSGTILAVCSCTVLPLFAGIHRMGAGLGPATAFLYSGPAINVLAIVLTARVLGLEMGIARAAGAILFSVVIGVLMHLLFLREEKEKAAAAAAMPAPEEGRPLHQTALLFASLVGILVFANWGAPRGDGGVWAAIYFAKWFLTAGCAAALGVMLGTWFGVRRAWLVAAAATTGALAFLFRETPVIPFAAGALALSVLTARGRGEASEWFGSAWGFAKQILPLLLLGVLVAGALLGRPNEEGLIPSRWIASLVGGNSLGANLFASAAGAFMYFATLTEVPILQGLLGAGMGKGPALALLLAGPALSLPNMLVIRSVIGTRKTIAFVILVIVMATVSGMIFGAFTE; the protein is encoded by the coding sequence ATGCGATGGAAAAAGGAACGAGGGGCGCTTCTTCTCATGACGGGAGGTTTCCTCGCCGCCTACTTTTTCCCCGCCGAAGCGCTGGAACGGGCCCTCCCCCTCCCCCACTTTCTCTTCGAGGCGTTTCACCTGGTCCGCTGGTACGCCCGGGAGCACGTCCTTCTCTGCCTCGTCCCGGCATTCTTCATCGCCGGCGCCATATCCGTCTTTCTCAGCCAGGCTTCGGTCATGAAGTATCTGGGCGCGGGGGCGAACAAGATCGTCGCCTACGGCGTGGCGAGCGTTTCCGGGACGATCCTTGCCGTATGCTCCTGCACGGTGCTCCCCCTCTTCGCGGGGATCCACCGGATGGGGGCCGGACTCGGACCGGCGACGGCGTTCCTCTACTCAGGGCCGGCGATCAACGTGCTCGCCATCGTGCTCACCGCGCGGGTGCTCGGCCTGGAGATGGGAATCGCGCGCGCCGCCGGCGCGATCCTCTTCAGCGTGGTGATCGGCGTGCTCATGCACCTCCTCTTCCTGCGCGAAGAGAAGGAAAAGGCGGCGGCCGCGGCGGCGATGCCGGCGCCCGAAGAGGGACGGCCTCTCCATCAAACGGCCCTTCTCTTCGCCTCACTCGTCGGGATACTGGTCTTCGCGAACTGGGGCGCGCCGCGGGGAGACGGCGGCGTCTGGGCGGCGATCTATTTCGCCAAATGGTTCCTGACGGCGGGGTGCGCGGCGGCGTTGGGCGTCATGCTCGGCACATGGTTCGGAGTCCGGCGGGCGTGGCTCGTCGCGGCGGCGGCGACAACGGGCGCGCTCGCGTTCCTCTTCCGGGAAACGCCCGTGATCCCCTTCGCCGCCGGCGCGCTCGCCTTGTCGGTTCTCACGGCCCGCGGCCGCGGAGAAGCGTCGGAGTGGTTCGGTTCCGCCTGGGGATTCGCCAAGCAGATCCTTCCGCTCCTCCTCCTCGGCGTGCTCGTCGCCGGCGCGCTCCTCGGCCGGCCGAACGAGGAGGGGCTCATCCCGAGCCGGTGGATCGCCTCTCTCGTCGGCGGCAATTCTTTGGGAGCGAATCTTTTCGCCTCCGCCGCCGGCGCCTTCATGTACTTCGCCACGCTCACGGAGGTGCCGATCCTCCAGGGACTCCTCGGCGCGGGAATGGGGAAGGGACCCGCCCTCGCCCTTCTCCTCGCCGGACCGGCGCTCAGCCTCCCCAACATGCTCGTTATCCGGAGCGTGATCGGCACGCGGAAGACAATCGCCTTCGTCATTCTCGTGATCGTCATGGCGACGGTCAGCGGAATGATCTTCGGCGCCTTCACGGAATAG
- a CDS encoding response regulator transcription factor, whose product MRIRTLLVEDELHSLERLKTLLAERTEIELVGEAMDGLQAITLIDERKPELVFLDIQMPGATGFEVLERIAHKPMVIFMTAYDEYAIKAFEANALDYILKPSSVGRVAEAVARALERRRIVDTRFLASLREAVEREPYLKRFAVNRADEILLITEADVYCFKAEEKCVLLCTEDEEHFIDMTLKELESRLDPAVFCRIHKSHIVSLEKVKKIQRWFHGDLVVQLEDAKKSTLKVGRSYREELRRRLSL is encoded by the coding sequence TTGCGAATTAGAACTCTCCTCGTGGAAGACGAACTCCATTCGCTGGAGCGCCTGAAAACCCTGTTGGCGGAACGGACGGAGATTGAATTGGTGGGTGAAGCCATGGACGGACTCCAGGCGATCACCCTTATCGACGAGCGGAAACCGGAGCTGGTCTTCCTGGACATACAGATGCCCGGTGCGACCGGGTTCGAGGTGTTGGAGCGCATCGCGCACAAACCGATGGTGATCTTCATGACCGCCTATGATGAATACGCAATCAAAGCCTTCGAGGCGAACGCGCTCGATTACATACTGAAGCCGAGTTCGGTGGGGCGCGTCGCGGAGGCGGTGGCGCGCGCCCTGGAGCGCCGCCGAATCGTGGACACGCGGTTTCTCGCCTCCCTGCGCGAAGCCGTGGAAAGGGAGCCCTATCTGAAACGCTTCGCGGTGAACCGTGCGGACGAGATCCTTCTCATTACCGAAGCGGACGTGTATTGCTTCAAGGCGGAGGAGAAGTGCGTGCTACTCTGCACCGAGGACGAAGAGCACTTCATCGACATGACCCTGAAGGAACTGGAGTCGAGGCTCGACCCCGCCGTTTTCTGCCGAATCCACAAGAGCCACATCGTGTCGCTCGAAAAGGTGAAGAAGATCCAGCGCTGGTTCCACGGCGATCTCGTCGTGCAGCTCGAGGACGCGAAGAAGAGCACGCTCAAGGTGGGACGCAGCTACCGGGAGGAACTGCGCCGAAGGCTGAGCTTATAG
- a CDS encoding sulfite exporter TauE/SafE family protein: MFTKALLLGLSTGPFCLVYCFPVLFPLSCAGGKSAPGGRLRMLGEFSLGRLAAYLAFGALAGWLGGRFEHRLLASMSGAALVLLSLLLIAYGLVTGFPRLRLCASLGRVLPMRALPLGLGFFTGLNVCPPFLAAAAYVFTLGRVGNGIVFFAVYFLMTTLWLLPLLLAGAAARVERVRWLAQLSALVAGLLFLWMGLGMFARGAA, from the coding sequence ATGTTCACGAAAGCCCTTCTGCTCGGGCTCTCCACGGGACCTTTCTGCCTGGTCTACTGCTTTCCCGTGCTCTTCCCCCTCTCCTGCGCCGGGGGGAAGAGCGCCCCGGGGGGCAGGCTCCGCATGCTGGGCGAGTTCAGCCTCGGACGTCTGGCCGCCTACCTCGCCTTCGGCGCCCTCGCCGGATGGCTGGGAGGGCGCTTCGAGCACCGGCTGCTCGCGTCGATGTCGGGGGCGGCGCTCGTGCTGCTCTCTCTCTTGCTGATCGCCTACGGCCTCGTGACCGGCTTTCCACGGCTCCGTCTTTGTGCGTCCTTGGGTCGAGTTCTACCTATGCGCGCCTTGCCGCTGGGGCTCGGCTTCTTCACGGGATTGAACGTCTGTCCTCCCTTTCTCGCGGCGGCTGCTTATGTCTTTACCTTGGGGCGCGTCGGGAACGGAATTGTCTTCTTCGCCGTCTACTTTCTAATGACGACTCTCTGGCTGCTCCCCCTCTTGTTGGCGGGCGCCGCAGCCCGCGTCGAGCGGGTGCGATGGCTGGCGCAGCTGTCCGCGCTGGTGGCGGGTCTTTTGTTTCTATGGATGGGACTCGGCATGTTTGCGCGAGGGGCCGCGTGA
- a CDS encoding histidine kinase encodes MKEIAREAVIYQLVAAALALLAHHDSGFLSSLPSYLIITNCIAWSIRSLFAYASNHHGFLKWRRPLQIAFGLPAVAAGCFVGLLAASLIFQVFFHQSVLGGPLFLAIFKGSLPGALIVTALILSYYTIRERMASQALEQERLKGLRARAELAALQSKLNPHFLFNTLNTMIDLVHKEPDKVEEMILGLSDIYRKVLHLPAAERISLAEEFDLARQYLAIEQVRLGDRLRYDIDLPRALEARRVPPLLIQPLVENAVVHGITPKTGGGNLCLSAIEAEGFTRVVVEDDGVGIDSRKSGRDGALPVERSSGFGLHSARERLRLLYGGKGMLRIESPDSGGTRITLELPLAN; translated from the coding sequence GTGAAGGAAATCGCGCGGGAAGCCGTCATTTACCAGTTGGTCGCCGCCGCGTTGGCTCTTCTCGCCCACCACGACTCGGGTTTCCTGTCCAGTCTTCCGAGCTATCTGATCATCACGAACTGCATTGCCTGGAGCATTCGATCCCTGTTCGCCTACGCCTCGAACCATCACGGTTTTCTGAAATGGCGCCGGCCCCTGCAGATCGCCTTCGGGCTTCCCGCCGTGGCCGCCGGCTGTTTCGTCGGCCTTCTGGCCGCGTCGTTGATTTTTCAAGTGTTCTTTCATCAGAGCGTTCTCGGCGGCCCGCTCTTTCTGGCGATCTTCAAGGGGAGCCTGCCCGGCGCCCTCATCGTGACGGCGCTGATTCTGAGTTATTACACGATTCGCGAACGCATGGCGAGCCAGGCTCTGGAGCAGGAGCGGTTGAAGGGCCTGCGGGCGAGGGCGGAGCTGGCGGCCCTTCAGTCCAAACTGAATCCGCATTTTCTTTTTAACACGCTGAACACCATGATCGACCTGGTGCACAAGGAACCGGACAAGGTGGAGGAGATGATCCTCGGTTTGTCGGATATCTACCGCAAGGTGCTTCACCTGCCGGCGGCCGAAAGGATCAGCCTGGCCGAGGAATTCGATCTGGCGCGGCAATACCTAGCGATCGAACAGGTCCGCCTAGGAGATCGTCTGCGTTACGACATCGATCTTCCCCGGGCGCTCGAGGCGAGGCGTGTGCCGCCGCTTCTCATACAACCGCTCGTGGAGAACGCGGTGGTGCACGGCATCACGCCCAAAACGGGCGGGGGGAATCTGTGCCTGTCGGCTATTGAGGCGGAAGGCTTCACGCGCGTCGTGGTGGAGGATGACGGCGTCGGCATCGATTCGCGGAAGAGCGGCCGTGACGGCGCGCTCCCGGTGGAGCGGAGCAGCGGCTTCGGCCTGCACAGCGCGCGCGAACGCCTGCGCCTTCTCTATGGCGGCAAGGGAATGCTGAGGATCGAATCGCCGGATAGCGGCGGGACGCGGATCACACTGGAGTTGCCCCTTGCGAATTAG
- a CDS encoding 4Fe-4S binding protein yields MILRTGRTKPWRGVFFVVYSFSFVFIFIGDLIAERGSMALTPEIIAAHETPLCPVAIPQLILPALLRKLLIFPSQIVSGHYGGFWAIFFLWLVGFLAMGRGWCSWGCFFGGIDEGFSKVLRKPLLGTRRMPGRLRVLPYAVLLIVVVWSFWTLEPKYCSWLCPLKLVTEYPAVDSPVRYLQAIIFITLGMGLLVILPILTKKRTQCGLFCPLGAMQSLMSPLNPYRIRIDPDACKGCRKCEAACPTFSIVTATGAENRPADGISSRAPIPMITRTCTRCGECISVCPEGAIDYALVGVPVYRPAAGGEAPWWKRLSRAPRRILGEIFEARTLFVFTAVAFGATLSGGFVTRTLAGLLGLLVRPILVLFGSGGG; encoded by the coding sequence ATGATCCTACGCACCGGGCGAACCAAGCCTTGGCGCGGCGTCTTTTTCGTCGTCTACTCCTTCTCCTTCGTTTTCATCTTCATCGGCGATCTTATCGCCGAGCGCGGCTCCATGGCGTTGACGCCCGAAATCATCGCTGCGCACGAAACCCCTCTCTGCCCGGTCGCCATTCCGCAGCTCATCCTGCCCGCGTTGCTGCGCAAGCTGCTTATTTTCCCTTCACAGATCGTGAGCGGTCATTACGGCGGTTTCTGGGCGATCTTCTTCCTCTGGCTGGTCGGTTTTCTCGCCATGGGGCGGGGGTGGTGCAGCTGGGGTTGTTTCTTCGGCGGCATCGACGAGGGATTCTCCAAGGTCCTGCGGAAGCCGCTGCTCGGCACCCGGCGGATGCCCGGGCGCCTGCGCGTTCTCCCTTACGCCGTGTTGCTGATCGTCGTGGTCTGGTCCTTTTGGACACTGGAACCGAAATACTGCTCCTGGCTCTGCCCACTCAAGTTGGTAACGGAGTATCCCGCCGTGGACAGCCCCGTCAGGTATCTGCAGGCGATCATCTTTATCACTCTCGGCATGGGTCTTCTGGTGATTCTTCCGATCCTCACGAAGAAGAGGACGCAGTGCGGCCTCTTCTGCCCGCTGGGGGCGATGCAATCGTTGATGAGTCCCCTCAATCCGTACCGCATCCGCATCGACCCCGACGCGTGCAAGGGTTGCCGGAAGTGCGAGGCGGCGTGTCCCACCTTCTCGATTGTCACGGCGACCGGGGCGGAAAACCGCCCGGCGGACGGGATCTCGTCGCGCGCCCCCATACCGATGATCACGCGCACCTGCACCCGCTGCGGCGAATGTATCTCCGTATGTCCGGAAGGGGCGATCGACTACGCGCTGGTCGGCGTGCCGGTGTATCGCCCGGCGGCCGGTGGCGAGGCGCCGTGGTGGAAACGCCTGTCGCGGGCGCCGCGGCGGATCCTGGGGGAGATTTTCGAAGCCCGGACCCTGTTCGTCTTCACCGCCGTCGCTTTCGGCGCCACGCTCTCCGGCGGTTTCGTCACCCGGACGCTCGCCGGCCTGCTCGGTCTTCTGGTTCGACCGATTCTCGTTCTCTTCGGCTCAGGGGGTGGATGA